One Streptomyces sp. RPA4-2 genomic window carries:
- a CDS encoding SAV_2336 N-terminal domain-related protein — MIDRLQRVLDNLGYPLGSDELLDVLLLARVMDESRTRDEGALSPDPATGADTAHPVEDTAEDDSDEQSLDAEDVKAAPTKPDEEQAARQRRFLFPGRGGTGSGADTRARAVRLPAPRALSGAHSLARSLRPLRGHRDHPHRNVVDVEATLRLTAESGTLDVVLRPERELLHSAILLVDDSPSMRVWRSLVPEVSGLLVRSGNFRTVRTGTFSPQKPHLPRRWNIDAASVVFLLTDGVHPAWTNAAIAEAVAGWGARGPVAAINPLPRRLWRATHFPAQPQMVRAARRFPAAHQLVMLDPLTGERAEYAGGTGPTLPVLALSPASMASWTQLLTGPAVPRLIEAATLESLDVEETRAVSAAPVAEPPERLIEVFRGSFSPEAYRLAVRLSTLELPLSPLLIQIVRSATLPEATSAHVVEVLLGGLLEGIDDERALEGTPESLRKDGLYAFRPGVRGLLSSALSLARAQEVTRAVGRALEPYLDRLPDFSALVTDASGTIRLPDGASPFAVMDGPAEREDPDGEQTSGTGVPAEAWKTSEALGGALLRASAGSVAAALRNGSLVTLLIDSYTQTVGHRPPPSQVRAWERSLPALAGCLVDAGLTEVEMLVEFALPMNSGRLDVILAGPNPLRSAPSYVIVELKEWTSAVRDGTDSGLCSADGGTALALDPVDQVQLYRDYLVRFNSVLADHPERVDVAVYLPNATEFGVHGLRDDGGLLQEDRLFTGESRRELIAYLRSRFGGGRPGAEAADALLLGTVLSPQRLTALAAQEVRTRGQFTLLDEQEIAARTVLAAVRQAERSAGKEVVIVTGGAGTGKSVIALHLLGKLRRQGKAALHATGSQALTKTLRRVVGGRRRTADELFRYFNSFMEAQENSLDVLICDEAHRIRRTSANRYTKAALTTGRPQIDELIDAARVSVFLLDEGQVVRPGEIGSVAGIARAAQDKGVPVQVVSLDSQFRCGGSDAYMHWTARLAGLEPGGPARWEPDGRMQLLVAGTPQDMEAFLEDQLTEGYAARMTAGYCWPWSADRGPGEPLPLDVVIGNWARAWNLRGDRSVSGAPPAALWATDPAGFGQVGCIYTAQGFEFDWSGVVIGPDLVWRGDRFITDRTASRDPSLRNATADEADRMIRNAYRVLLTRSTVGTVVYSTDAETRAKLRELGCLTLGAQHRLAEENDRLGTVRSDERTGRNTRKDSSPSVSAPETGWATCPALADLFPWGTPGMAAHRNWVVSPSREVLELRWNRLVGEGDPEVKASLFKPTRDSSTEKIHNALPGRAPHGVPLSREESGRPDVVRIGMRSFDRQWLIADERVIDRPRPGLWAALRQGQIFLNQPSASDPPRWSGPAVVATSLLPDMHHFAGRGGGRVHPVLQPDGDDNVAHQLLPFLSYLLRSRDIQATDLAAYVMAVAGHSGFTERFRDDLATPGVRIPLTRDPRLWEAGVRLGKEVLWASTYGDVCFDSASGRPHGSIAYEPGDKRQVRYLEPVGDGLPDDMRYDPLTGTVRVGPGVFGPVSGAVWSYEVGGVNVLRRWFGYRKGRPAGRRSSPLDDIHVTHWPTEWSVELIEVLTLLRRLTELADAQDGLLQSILAKPLVTETDLNEAGVFPVGARAKDRPQPG, encoded by the coding sequence GTGATCGACCGACTGCAGCGGGTCCTGGACAACCTCGGATACCCCCTCGGCAGCGACGAGCTCCTGGACGTCCTCCTGCTGGCCCGTGTCATGGACGAGTCCCGCACGAGGGATGAGGGCGCCCTGTCGCCGGATCCGGCGACAGGGGCCGACACGGCGCACCCGGTCGAGGACACAGCCGAGGACGACAGTGATGAACAGAGCCTCGACGCGGAGGATGTGAAAGCCGCGCCGACGAAGCCGGATGAGGAACAGGCCGCGAGACAGCGCCGGTTCCTCTTCCCCGGCCGGGGAGGCACTGGCTCAGGCGCCGACACGCGTGCGCGTGCCGTGCGCCTGCCTGCCCCCCGGGCCCTGTCCGGAGCGCACTCGCTGGCCCGGTCGCTCCGTCCCCTGCGCGGGCACCGAGACCACCCGCATCGGAACGTCGTCGACGTGGAGGCCACTCTCCGGCTCACCGCTGAGTCCGGCACCCTCGACGTAGTGCTGAGACCTGAACGCGAACTGCTGCACTCGGCGATCCTGCTGGTCGACGACTCACCGTCCATGCGCGTATGGCGGTCACTGGTACCCGAAGTCAGTGGTCTGCTGGTTCGCAGCGGGAACTTTCGCACCGTCCGTACAGGCACGTTCAGCCCGCAGAAGCCGCACCTCCCGCGCCGCTGGAACATTGACGCGGCGTCGGTCGTCTTCCTCTTGACGGACGGCGTTCACCCGGCCTGGACGAACGCTGCCATCGCCGAGGCTGTCGCAGGCTGGGGAGCTCGAGGACCCGTCGCGGCCATCAATCCATTGCCGCGTCGACTGTGGCGCGCCACACACTTCCCGGCTCAGCCCCAGATGGTCAGAGCCGCCCGGCGTTTCCCGGCCGCTCACCAGTTGGTGATGCTGGACCCGTTGACGGGCGAGCGGGCGGAATACGCTGGGGGCACCGGACCGACCCTGCCGGTGCTCGCGCTGTCGCCGGCATCGATGGCGTCGTGGACGCAACTGCTGACCGGTCCCGCTGTTCCCCGCCTCATTGAGGCGGCCACGCTGGAGTCGCTTGATGTCGAGGAAACACGAGCGGTCTCTGCCGCCCCTGTGGCCGAGCCGCCCGAGCGGCTGATCGAGGTGTTTCGGGGCTCCTTCTCCCCGGAGGCATACCGTCTGGCGGTCCGGCTCTCCACGCTGGAACTGCCGCTCAGCCCTCTGCTCATCCAGATCGTCCGCAGCGCCACCCTCCCTGAAGCCACCTCGGCGCATGTCGTCGAGGTGCTGCTCGGCGGGCTTCTCGAAGGCATCGACGACGAGCGAGCGCTGGAAGGAACGCCGGAATCGCTGCGTAAAGACGGCCTCTACGCCTTCAGGCCCGGTGTTCGGGGCCTCTTGTCGAGTGCTCTGAGCCTGGCCCGGGCGCAAGAGGTCACCCGGGCCGTGGGGCGTGCTCTTGAGCCGTATCTCGACCGACTGCCCGACTTCTCCGCACTGGTGACCGACGCATCGGGAACGATCCGGCTTCCGGACGGAGCCTCACCCTTCGCTGTCATGGATGGCCCGGCTGAGCGGGAGGATCCCGACGGCGAGCAGACGTCCGGCACCGGGGTCCCGGCCGAGGCATGGAAGACCTCCGAGGCACTCGGCGGAGCCTTGCTGCGCGCGTCCGCGGGCTCCGTCGCCGCCGCTCTGCGAAACGGCTCCTTGGTCACCCTGCTCATCGACAGTTACACGCAAACCGTCGGACACAGGCCGCCTCCTTCGCAGGTCAGGGCCTGGGAGCGGAGCCTGCCCGCGCTGGCCGGCTGCCTGGTCGACGCCGGTCTCACCGAGGTGGAGATGCTCGTCGAGTTCGCTCTGCCGATGAATAGCGGACGCCTGGATGTGATTCTGGCCGGGCCGAACCCTCTCCGTTCCGCCCCGTCGTACGTCATCGTCGAACTCAAAGAGTGGACCAGCGCCGTACGGGACGGAACGGACTCGGGGCTGTGCTCTGCCGACGGAGGCACAGCTCTCGCCCTCGACCCCGTTGACCAGGTGCAGCTCTACCGCGATTACTTGGTGCGGTTCAACAGCGTGCTGGCCGATCACCCGGAGCGCGTCGACGTTGCCGTCTATCTGCCCAACGCCACGGAATTTGGAGTGCACGGCCTCCGGGATGACGGTGGTCTTTTGCAGGAGGACCGGCTGTTCACCGGCGAGAGCCGGCGAGAGTTGATCGCCTATCTCCGGTCGCGGTTCGGCGGTGGGCGTCCTGGAGCGGAAGCGGCCGATGCGCTTCTTCTAGGCACGGTCCTGTCTCCCCAGCGGCTGACGGCACTCGCCGCCCAGGAGGTCCGGACGAGAGGACAGTTCACCCTCCTCGACGAGCAGGAGATCGCCGCCCGCACGGTCCTCGCCGCCGTACGGCAGGCGGAGCGCTCGGCCGGGAAAGAAGTCGTGATCGTCACGGGAGGGGCGGGGACCGGCAAGAGTGTGATCGCTCTCCACCTTCTGGGCAAGTTGCGCCGACAGGGCAAGGCCGCTCTGCACGCCACCGGTTCACAGGCCCTGACCAAAACCCTGCGGAGGGTCGTCGGGGGCCGCAGGCGCACCGCGGATGAACTCTTCCGGTACTTCAACAGTTTCATGGAAGCACAGGAAAACTCCTTGGATGTCTTGATATGCGACGAGGCTCACCGCATTCGAAGGACCTCCGCCAACCGCTACACCAAGGCAGCCCTGACGACCGGTCGCCCGCAGATCGACGAACTCATCGACGCGGCAAGAGTTTCTGTCTTCCTTCTCGACGAAGGGCAGGTGGTGCGCCCGGGCGAGATCGGGTCCGTGGCGGGAATCGCGCGCGCGGCTCAGGACAAGGGAGTGCCGGTCCAGGTCGTCTCGCTGGACAGCCAGTTCCGCTGCGGCGGCAGCGATGCCTATATGCACTGGACGGCACGTCTCGCCGGGCTTGAGCCAGGCGGCCCCGCACGCTGGGAACCGGACGGCAGAATGCAACTCCTCGTCGCCGGGACTCCACAGGACATGGAGGCCTTCCTGGAGGACCAGCTGACCGAGGGGTACGCCGCTCGCATGACCGCGGGCTACTGCTGGCCCTGGTCGGCGGACCGCGGGCCAGGCGAGCCCCTACCCCTCGACGTGGTGATCGGCAACTGGGCACGGGCGTGGAACCTGCGTGGTGACCGCTCGGTGTCCGGGGCGCCTCCCGCCGCACTGTGGGCCACCGACCCGGCCGGATTCGGTCAGGTGGGATGCATCTACACCGCTCAGGGCTTTGAGTTCGACTGGAGCGGTGTCGTCATCGGGCCGGACCTGGTGTGGCGCGGCGACCGGTTCATCACAGATCGGACGGCTTCCCGGGATCCGTCGCTCAGGAACGCGACAGCCGACGAGGCGGACCGGATGATTCGCAACGCCTACAGAGTGCTGCTGACCCGGAGCACGGTGGGGACCGTCGTCTATTCGACCGACGCCGAGACACGCGCGAAGTTGCGGGAGCTGGGCTGCCTGACCCTGGGCGCCCAGCACCGCTTGGCCGAAGAGAACGATCGGCTCGGCACCGTGCGGTCGGATGAACGCACGGGGCGGAACACTCGTAAGGACAGCTCCCCTTCGGTGTCGGCTCCAGAGACGGGCTGGGCGACCTGCCCGGCGCTTGCCGATCTATTCCCCTGGGGAACTCCCGGCATGGCGGCCCACCGGAACTGGGTCGTGTCGCCGAGCAGGGAGGTTCTGGAGCTGCGCTGGAACCGACTGGTCGGCGAAGGTGACCCCGAGGTCAAGGCCTCGCTGTTTAAGCCGACACGGGACAGTTCCACGGAAAAGATCCACAACGCGCTGCCGGGACGGGCACCGCACGGTGTACCCCTCAGCCGGGAGGAGTCCGGACGCCCGGACGTCGTGCGCATCGGGATGCGCAGCTTCGACCGGCAGTGGCTGATCGCCGACGAGCGCGTCATCGACCGGCCCCGCCCGGGACTCTGGGCGGCCTTGCGACAGGGGCAGATCTTCCTCAACCAGCCCTCGGCGTCGGATCCGCCGAGGTGGTCTGGGCCTGCCGTCGTCGCCACCAGCCTTCTCCCGGACATGCATCACTTCGCCGGACGGGGCGGCGGGCGAGTACACCCCGTTCTTCAGCCCGATGGCGACGACAACGTTGCGCATCAGCTACTGCCATTCCTCTCGTACCTGTTGCGGTCTAGAGACATCCAGGCGACGGACCTGGCAGCCTACGTCATGGCGGTGGCCGGGCACTCCGGTTTCACCGAGCGCTTCCGCGACGACCTCGCCACGCCGGGCGTACGGATCCCCCTGACCCGCGATCCCAGGCTCTGGGAAGCAGGCGTACGGCTGGGCAAGGAGGTGCTGTGGGCCTCCACCTACGGCGATGTGTGCTTCGACTCCGCCTCGGGACGTCCTCACGGGTCCATCGCCTACGAGCCCGGGGACAAACGACAGGTCAGATATCTCGAACCGGTGGGCGACGGCCTGCCGGACGACATGCGCTACGACCCGCTCACAGGTACCGTCCGCGTCGGACCGGGTGTCTTTGGGCCGGTATCGGGAGCAGTCTGGTCCTACGAGGTGGGTGGCGTGAACGTCCTCAGAAGGTGGTTCGGTTACCGCAAGGGACGGCCTGCCGGCAGAAGGTCGAGCCCGCTGGACGACATCCACGTAACGCACTGGCCCACCGAGTGGAGCGTCGAACTCATCGAAGTGCTCACGCTGCTGCGCCGACTGACCGAGCTAGCCGACGCCCAGGATGGACTCCTCCAAAGCATTCTGGCGAAGCCTCTGGTGACGGAGACCGACCTCAACGAGGCAGGCGTCTTTCCGGTGGGCGCCAGGGCAAAGGATCGGCCACAGCCCGGGTAG
- a CDS encoding transposase — MGAAHRPAVRPSRPLAGHGQGPQAPTPQQTRPVQDLTGRPLDRGRRERDHPRSPPRDHRTRFPRPLLPRTRLDPARAAPARGLHTRSTAAIDTASDRLAHRHPATLTEEEKLHGEAVLDRCPELASAAELTGSSAEMLTTLSGTRLPEWITEASDAGLPGINSFAAGLMSDFDAVTAGLTTDWNSGPVEGAVNRIKMLKRQMFGRAGFGMLRKRVLLS, encoded by the coding sequence CTGGGGGCGGCACACCGTCCAGCGGTACGCCCGAGCCGCCCGCTGGCAGGACATGGTCAAGGGCCGCAAGCGCCAACTCCCCAGCAAACTCGACCCGTTCAAGACCTAACTGGCCGACCGCTGGACCGAGGCCGACGGGAACGTGACCATCCTCGCTCTCCACCGAGAGATCACCGCACGCGGTTTCCGCGGCCACTACTCCCTCGTACGCGACTGGATCCGGCGCGAGCTGCCCCAGCGAGGGGGCTTCACACCCGCTCCACCGCCGCCATCGATACGGCAAGTGACCGGCTGGCTCACCGGCACCCCGCCACCCTGACCGAGGAAGAGAAGCTGCATGGCGAGGCTGTGCTCGACCGCTGCCCGGAACTGGCCTCCGCCGCAGAGCTGACCGGCTCGTCCGCGGAGATGCTCACCACCCTCAGCGGCACCCGCCTGCCCGAGTGGATTACCGAGGCCAGCGACGCCGGCCTGCCCGGCATCAACAGCTTCGCCGCTGGTCTGATGAGCGACTTCGACGCGGTGACCGCCGGGCTGACCACCGACTGGAACTCCGGCCCGGTCGAAGGAGCAGTGAACCGGATCAAGATGCTCAAGCGGCAGATGTTCGGCCGCGCCGGTTTCGGCATGTTGCGTAAGCGGGTCCTGCTCTCCTGA
- a CDS encoding NADAR family protein — translation MAIGQRTWRNVDGARIEGTWRHAFIRNGGNYFLTDLLIYADGMVDCWGLETLEGFAGKLASGWVATDLPEGARASAHHLASWKFAEPKSWLTPEMLLGEVRDDIDNLNGRPDSTRRCLAAVDVFRQQPTEANRTAVREAYEAIPEHLRRYALGDMDRKDFPLRVIVTGPGNQIELWNGKTVDVTEEMHASALEYFAEREQLRKQHETKTPADGPTEPVESSVHLNQVVFPRGWPENPGTLVLRNEFPAPIVMGSRTYPTVAHAYWALAVADEHRQTEVLGAERPYDAQKLAEDSTLRDDWPQARVAVMTRLLRAKFQQHPQFAETLMATGATRLIYTEIGSSFWGQRGLEGRNWMGRLLELTRSELVAAKLDILQ, via the coding sequence ATGGCGATAGGACAGCGGACGTGGCGGAACGTGGACGGCGCGCGCATTGAGGGCACGTGGCGGCATGCCTTCATCCGCAACGGCGGGAACTACTTCCTCACCGACCTGCTGATCTACGCCGACGGAATGGTCGACTGCTGGGGGCTGGAGACCCTTGAGGGCTTCGCCGGCAAGCTCGCCTCTGGATGGGTCGCCACTGACCTGCCCGAAGGTGCCCGGGCGTCGGCCCACCACCTCGCCTCGTGGAAGTTCGCCGAGCCGAAGAGCTGGCTGACGCCCGAGATGCTGCTTGGCGAGGTCCGCGACGACATCGACAACCTCAACGGCCGTCCGGACTCCACCCGTCGCTGTCTCGCCGCCGTCGACGTCTTCCGACAGCAGCCGACCGAGGCCAACCGGACCGCGGTTCGAGAAGCCTATGAAGCCATCCCGGAACACCTGCGGAGATACGCCCTGGGCGACATGGACCGCAAAGACTTCCCTCTCCGTGTGATCGTGACCGGCCCGGGGAACCAGATCGAGCTGTGGAACGGGAAAACCGTCGACGTCACTGAGGAGATGCACGCCTCAGCCTTGGAGTACTTCGCGGAGCGCGAGCAGTTGCGGAAGCAGCACGAGACGAAGACACCCGCCGACGGCCCGACTGAACCGGTCGAGAGCAGCGTCCATCTCAACCAGGTGGTCTTCCCCCGCGGCTGGCCCGAGAACCCGGGCACCCTCGTGCTGCGCAACGAGTTCCCCGCGCCGATCGTCATGGGCAGCCGGACCTACCCCACAGTTGCGCACGCCTACTGGGCGCTGGCGGTTGCCGACGAACACCGACAGACCGAGGTCCTCGGTGCAGAAAGGCCGTATGACGCGCAGAAGCTCGCCGAGGATTCCACACTGCGCGACGACTGGCCCCAGGCTCGCGTCGCCGTCATGACCCGCCTGCTCCGCGCGAAGTTCCAGCAGCACCCCCAGTTCGCCGAGACGCTGATGGCCACAGGCGCCACCCGATTGATCTACACCGAGATCGGATCGAGCTTCTGGGGGCAACGCGGGCTCGAAGGACGGAACTGGATGGGCCGACTGCTGGAGCTGACCCGCTCCGAACTCGTCGCCGCCAAGCTGGACATCCTGCAATGA